The Dermacentor andersoni chromosome 1, qqDerAnde1_hic_scaffold, whole genome shotgun sequence genomic interval TGCGCTGCATATTAACACCCGTAGTGACATGACAGCGACAACTTGACGCGTAAACTTTACACGTGTACGCGCTGTCCTGCTCCTCTCTATGCCACAGGGCATCAAATATTCGCACCCAGTGTGCGTCACAAGCGTCAGTCTTACGTTTCCCATAGTTCTTCCGCGTTTGTATCGAGATGCGATGTTGCTGTCCATTTAACATTGGTGCCAATATCCATAACAACCAAAACTGCGCTGGAAACGTCATTAAATTATTTTTGAGCGTTGGTAGGCACTGTTATTCGTAATTACTTTATCCATATTCAGTATATTAGAAGAaacgtaataatttttttttcttgtccctgCACTCATTGACTTTCCAACTAATGTCACTAGGGGAAACTCCGGTGCTGTGATAGTTCAACTACCATGGGAACGATGGTTAGTACGTATAAATGTGTGACCTTCGTGCTTGCTGCGTCAGACGTTCTATTGGCTTTTCTTGCACTGTTTCTCTGACTTTTATGACCCAAATTTTGAAGTAGTCATTTTTCTAAACAGAGAAGGCAATACGGCTCTGCGTGTTATACATAATCACCTAGAATTATAGCACTCATAACGCAATATCTTGTTGAACACGATTAGTTTGCAAAGGTGAAAAAGCCCTTTTAATCCAGAACGAAGAAATTTAGGCAAATCCTTGCAGTAACCATCAATCCCATGCTGGCTTGACCGCCATTCTTACAGCTCCCGGAGACACTACAGTGCCAGTTACCCTTGTAACTTGCGGTCATTTGTATCGAGCGCAAGGCTTGTAGGCATCGAGCTCAAGTACAAATAAAGGTTTGTATCATTAAAATAGCTGCAAGTACAGACCTCCGGAGCAACTCGAGCAGATGGGAGTTGTGCGGCCTATATCGAAATCGACCTCTCCGTTCGCTCGAGAGTTCAGGCAAGTTGAATTTCGCAAACGCGCACAGATATCGGAACACAAGCGACATTGCTTTTGAAACACGATGACCCTAAAAGTCAAAAGCCTTTCGCtgcctttatctttttttttttattagaagtcTACACGCATAAATACATGACCTACTAGAGGCGATCGCCGCGGATGACAGATATATGCTTTCAAGCGGATCCGTAGTGCAGTTGTGTTGCAAAAAtgtatcatcattatcatcatcaccattagcatcagcagcagcagcagcagcagcagcagcagcagcagcagcagcagcagcggcagcagcagcagcagcagcagcagcagcagcagcagcagcagccttttttatgtccactgcaggacgaaagcctctccctgctatctccagttactcctgtcctgcgccaacggatcccaactagcacccgcgaatttcctaatttcatcgccccacctagtcttcggctgacctcgacagcgcttcccttcttttgacACActttctgtagccctaatggtccgcCGATTGTAATAATTAAATACCCGAATACAATAAGATGCCCCTACTGGCGCACGATGCCAAACATAAGTTGTCTCAAGAGTTGTTTCCTTCGCCGCCTAATCTATTCGTAATATGTGTCTAGTTATCTTTGTGAACTCCTCAGTAATGAAAGGAACGTCGCTAATATAACTTCTTGCTCCTTTGCTTAGACATCGGTTGTTCAGCTTAAATATTAATATTTTACTAGAGAAGCGGCTGCTTAGTCGCCAGAGCAGCGCTACGGTATTGCGTTTTTCGATGGTTGCACTATACCACTTGGCAGCATTTTAAagcaaacctttctttttttttttgcacgacctCACGGACTTTCCTCGCCGTAGCTGGGTGCTGCTGTtttgccgaatagctcacacgCAGGACCAAACTACCATCTTTACTACTCTTGCAGGTGTCCTGGCTGCTGGCCTTGGCTTTCACGGATTTACTCAGTGAAAAATGatacacaaagaaagcaacaaaatcccaataaagaaagccgtcagacagggagatacgatatctccaatgctattcacagcatgtttacaggaggtattcagagacctggagtgggaagaattggggataaaagttgatggagaataccttagcaacttgcgattcgctgatgatattgccttgcttagtaactcaggagaccaattgcaatgcatgctcactgacctggagaggcaaagcagaagggtgggtctgaaaattaatctacagaaaactaaagtaatgtttaacagtctcggaagagaacagcagtttacgataggtagcgaggcattggaagtggtaagggaatacatctacttagggcaggtagtgaccacggatccggatcatgagactgaaataaccagaagaataagaatgggctggggagcgtttggcaggcattctcaaatcatgaacagcaggttgccactatccctcaagaggaaagtgtataacagctctgtcttaccagtactcacctacggggcagaaacctggaggcttacgaaaagggttctgctgaaattgaggatgacgcaacgagctatggaaagaagaatgataggtgtaacgttaagggataagaaaagagcagattgggtgagggaacaaacgcgggtaaatgacatcaaagttgaaatcaagaaaaagaaatgggcatgggccggacatgtaatgaggagggaagataaccgatggtcattaagggttacagactggattccaagggaagggaagcgtagtagggggcggcagaaagttaggtgggcggataacattaagacgtttgcagggacaacatggccacaattagtacatgaccggggtagttggagaagtatgggagaggcctttgccctgcaatgggcgtaactaggctgatgatgatgatgaaatgataCCGGACTATCCTTGTTCCATCAAATATGTCACCGAGAGCGCATGTACTTTAATAAAGCAAACCTTTCTTTATGCCAGCTTTCCTAGCATTACGGGTTTGGCACATCGGCTTGGCCGGCGCAGTGAAGTGCAGTTTAATGTTGCgttatctccaggatcggcccactgtTGTCGGCGCGGCGACCCTGGACACAGTGGCGTAGCATAGGGGCCAATTCCGGAGAGAACATAATGCACGTTCACGTGGGTCACTTGGTGGGGGTATCTCTGCGTCTTGCCGTCTTCACTGGCAGGCAGGTAATCACTTGTGTGGGAAACGCGGTGTaggttatacagggtgtcccagctaactttagccagacatTAAAAATGtgccaatgccacgtagctggaccgaaccaatgtaatgatgtttgccgtcgcttggagatactcaaactatcttTTTCATACCACCTAATTAGGTAAttcgtcttaattaattattcagcctctgaaatattataattagatgaaaagtgtcaatgagaaaattgtagaacaacatgagaACCTCCCGacacagatttctgttgctcaatacgtgctacataacagtgcttttccgagcgtgaaagaatcccgcaaatacacgcaaaattgcggCGCGACTAGCAACTCGAGGCCCTTTGGGAGTATTCGTGGGCTTcattcacgctcagaaaaacactgtcatgtagcacgtattgagcaacagaacgctgaatcgggagttcttcatgttgctctgcagTTTTCTCGTTGAGACTTTTTATATAATTGTAATATTTCAGAACATGAATTAGGACTAGTTATGTAAGTAGGCGGAACGTATAgaataatctcagtatctcccAGCGATGGCAAACAACGCTACTCTggtcctgtccagctacgtggcatttatatatttttaaactctggctaaagttagctgggacaccctgtataatcagTTGCGTTACATTTATTTAGCCACTTCGCTTCTCAGATTCCAACAGTTGGGTTGAATCTGCATATTCTTTCTTCTCTGCATTCGAATGTACACGACGATTTAGTCGCTAATATCGTCCACCTACGACCAAAAAGAAATCGTGTGAGGTCGCAGGAACGAGAAGATAACGTTTGAATGTTGCACAAAGTATCATGCGGGGATTTTTTTGCGATGCCATATCCCTTTCTCTGGTACCAACAAGTTCACTCAAAACTTGAATTTTTTACCCAGAACTCTTTTATCTCAGCTACAAGAACACGGTTGATTCAGTttccatattattattattttcgaaATACTCTACATCGTCACTGGTGGGAAAGCTATGTCCCACTGCCAACTCACAGCCCAGTGCGAAGTGGGACACCATCTGTCCCGTTCCCTAAGCAGACCGAAATGCGCATGACCATGCCCACCTTACTTTGGTGCAATTGTGGCTGTGACGAGGACCGAAACGCTAGTACCCTGCAGGCCCAAAGGCGCGCTTGTAGCTCCTACATAAGTACTTTATACGCGCTTCGGTGCTCTTCGGAGGGAACCCGGCACCGCCTCAGACGTTTTGCTACCAGAGCGATCTGCAAGGCTCAAAAATAGGTTTGGTGCCTCTTCAGTTGTTACCCTATTTTTTTCAAGCAGGACAATGCAAGCGAACGGCTGCTTGTTACACCAAAAATGGGAGCATGTACTGGGAGTGTGTACCTATCGGTCTGCGCTGAGCCCAACAAATGTTGCCGTGCCTGCAAGTTATGAGTAATAAAAATACAGACTGCTGCTACACAGGACAATCAGGTATAACAAATTCTTGGTACATTTTAAACGCTGGCAATATGACTGCTATCGTACCAGACATAGCAGAATATCAAAGTTCTCTTAACAAATGAGAAAATTCACATTTCCCGCACTGAAAAAGTCACCCGAAGAAAACAACTCGTCAGTACTGTACAGTGACACCAAATAGCTAAAATAATACTGAAGCATTTTCCTGTCATCGTTGTAGACGGCGCTACAGTAAAAAGTGGGACCACTAAATTGTTACAATGAACCTAAAAAATCACTTAAAACTTCGGTCCCTTCCGGTGGGACATATCTATTCcactgtccaaaaaaaaaaaaaaaaggatatcacCTTAACCTTTTCACAAACACTCAAGAGCAGACTTCTGAAAAGGAAACAGCTCTGTAAAAGGCATATATCCCTGATCTTATTTTGCGTTTGACATTTTTATTTCTGTCTCGTTGTCTCTCTTTGTACCCAGTCCTGTTTTACGTATGTATTCTTCTTCGGCTGCTACGGTGTCCCCCCGTCTCGGCTAAGTCGTTCGGGTATTTGGAGGCAGTAATCGAGCAAACTTTCGTTGTGAATGAGTTCACGCGTGCGGGGTTTAACAATGCGACGCGTTGCAGGGAGAGGCAGCAGAAGGCGTTCGCTCCACTCGATTTGCGCTCTTCCCCAAGCCACCGTTGCGACAgcgtgtgcgcggtcatcgagtgagatcggTTCCTGCTTGCCTGTGTGCGCTTGACACCATAATCGCCAATTTCGTTAGTACgcaaatgtttactgcaattataCGGCAGATagaactacgaaccttacttcgcATGTGTAATACTTCGCAATTGCTATCAATGCTTcccctttcaggcgaaactgcgacttttattGTGCGCTCGGGGCTGAAGCATTACAGAGTGGAGTGGCTTAAGAGAAATAAATCAATTGCATCGGATTCGTATAATACAAAATATAATGAATTGATACAACCTCTAAAGAAAGGCAATAAATTCGGAAAGCATATAGGCGAAGAAAGTGAAACAACGTAAAATGCAACGAGATGAGTGGACCAAGCATGAAACGTTGGTAGTCTTGAATTTCCGTTGTGAACGCAGGAAGCTGGCTCATCTCTCCAGGGGCCGAATCCACaaagattttcgttcgtaagtggtATTTGCCATTGGCTGTCGGCCTTCGCTTGTAATACGTCGAGCATCAGGAGGAGCTGGAACTTGCTCTTAGGAACAATTCTATCGTAAGAGATTTTTGTGAATGCAGGCCCAAGGTCTGTATTGAGTCCGATGTGGGAATTGAGGCTAATGTGTTGTTTAAAGTGCTTCTTTTATGTTTTTTCATGGCGGCAACATACTCAGCAGAGACTTGTTCCTATGCTACCCACTGGCCGTCGTCTAACTATTATATTGTTGAACTTTAAACACGTTTTTTTATTGTTGGACAATTATTTAATGCTATCTTTTATTACGGTGGTACCCTTCCCCGTTACTATTGGGAAATATAGCGTAAGTAAGTATGCCTTTACTTGTTAGTTTTCTCGCTTTGGCTGAAAGTAAATTTCAGTTTGATTGCACGGTGAATTTTTCAAAATAATCGAGATAGCTGTCAATGAAAGTACAGTCGCTgccactgctagcgggaacacggGAGCCATGCTATCGCTTTGCAGAGAGCCCCACCATCGGCGCCTCATGAAGTCTTGCGGCGAATGGGCAATCAAAGCGATTGGCGGAATGTCCGGCGAGTTGGCTACTATAGTGAGTCGTCTGCCAAGCCTTCATGAGGCGCACTTGATGGCACTCCGCGGGGGGCTGCTACGAGCTCCTGTGTttccgctagcagtggccgcacCTGTACAATGACCATTATTGACTGTCTCAATGTTGACATTTTATACTCTATAGGTTTCGTTGTGTTTTTGAGTTTCGTTAGAGAAATATCAATGCGAATGACAGTGTAGAGTGGTTGCTTACACCAGGCCGGTGTGACGTTGGACAAATGTTTGGGGCGTCTTGTTGGTGCTAATGTTTTGTGAACGTTCGGAAGAAGCAGACATTCACCACTAAAGATAAGGACGGTGGTGCCGGGATTGCTGAGGGCTTTTTTGATGGCTACCCGCAACAAGTGCTTGTCGTTGGCATACCAGCAAGGCGACTCCAAGGTTACCTCGCTGGTGATCAATGGCTGCCCAGCAAGAAAGACGTCTTCAGGTGAATGGAAAGTTACGCTTGCGAGAAGAATGCGAGATCGATCTCCCAAAGACGAAGCACTGAAATTTTGAAGCGGAAATAATTTTAGTGGAAATTTTGCGAGGAAAGTTGTCACGAAAGGAAAAGGCAACATTTCCTTCACCCTTTCCGGCTTACATGTCGAGCGTCACCCCAAGCGTGCGGCAACTGATAGTGCCTATTTCTCAATTGACCGGCAAAACATACCCTTTGAGATAGCACTGCAATTCCGACATCCCAGATACCTTCAAGATCGGGCTAATCAGCAAACCCGGCCAATCCCAAGTTATTGCGCCGTGAACACCTTTATTGCAGGAACAGGCTGCTTATCTCGTCAGGTAACTTCAGAAACGCTGACACGGTGCTCCTGATGCTTTCAGCGCGTTTCTGCATtttttcgaaaatatttactgCGTGCCTACTATAAACCATGTAGCCCTTATCACCCACGTCGTTCTGCTGTTTCCGTTCAGCCTTTCTCACACAAAACACGAGGTCACAAAACTcgtcttgcaattttttttttcgcgagacgAACCCTCCAATGCATGCGTCTTTGTTTTACATCTTACACGAGGGGCCCACATGCACAAAGTTGTTTTTGATCGTGAGCGATGTTCGCCATCAGCCGTTCGCCTTCACTACGTCCGATATCACGAAGTGTTCTAGCGTTAATTAAAATGatgggttttaagtgccaaaactactttttgattatgaggcacgtcgtattggaggactccggaaaattcgaccacctggggttcttcaacgtgcacctaaatctaagtaaacgcgtgttttcgcatttcgcccccatcgaaatgcggccgccacggccgagattctatcccgcgacctcgtgctcagcagcccaacaccatagccgctgagcaaccacggcgggtaaagtgTTCTAGCGTAAAACTTCTTTCTGACCACTCGCCCAATTCTCCAGGCGTCAGGAGCACAATTAGAAATATTACTCAGAGGAACTCTCAGGCGATGTTTTGCACATCCTGTATTATTCTAGAATGACCCGCGACAGTGAGGTGCGATAAAATTGCGCACAATGGGAAATTGATATTCTTAGCAAAGGTACATTTTGCATCCATGTGGAATTCTATATGGTAGTCAATGCAGTTTAAATAACGACACGAGTTGTCTCAGTGAAAATGCATTTAGTTTATTCCTGAgcatctcgctctctctctctctctctctctctctctctctctctctctttctctcgctctctctctctctctctccgcctaACTTATCATATGGGATTTCAATTCAAATGGGTATCGTTCCATGGACAAGCGCTGgtcccaaaaagaaaaaaaagaaacaagggccTTTCCACAGAGCACTAGCACAACAGCAAAACAAAGCAAACTGAACAAATGCAAAAGATAAGAGTGAGCGAATTGATGATGGGAGTCGGGCTCTAGCGACGAAAGCTTTTGGACGGACGACGGACAGCTGCTGTCCTTCTGTCGCGTACAACCGTGTAATCCAGACACCGGAGTCACAGTTGGCGTTTTCCTTGATTCATCCTTCCGCTTTGTGGACAGAACTgctctctcgtcgcgacgtctatACGTGGAGCTTCGCAGTGCCGCACATCACTCGTCGCATCTTCGTGCGTGGCCCTTCACTCAGCGACCTCTCCCAGAGAAAGCGCTGCGCGCCGACTGACCAACCGGCCTAAAGAAGGATGGACACCGCCTGGGCCGAGTATGTGGTGTTCGCGACCCTTATGGTGGCCAACTTCAGCTTGGGTCTCTACTTCTCCTTCCGACGGCGGAGCCTCAAGTCGACTGCCGACGAGGTGTTCCTCGGCAGCCGGTCGCTGCACTCGTTGCCGCTAGCGGTGTCCGCGCTCGCTTCCATAATGTCGTCCATCGGCATCATAGGCATATCAGCGCACGTGTACGCCTACGGCACTCACATGTTCTGGAATCAAGTGCTGGCGCCCCTCAATGCACTCATCGTGGCACATGTCGTGGTGCCCGTCCTCTACCGTCTCAGGGTTACCTCCGTATTCGAGGTAAGCCAAGGCCTCGGAGAAGGAATAGTAAGCATCGAGTCTACTTCCTTTCTGTGTCACGGGGCTCATGCCCCGCTGACAAAGAAAGCGGGGCTCATGCTGCATTAATCGCAACATCAACCTGGAAGACAAATGGACCTCTGTTCCTTGTAATCTGGAGCTTTGCAGTATTACGAGTGATACATAAGCCCCACAGTACCTGATAGGAAAAGAATGGCTACAAAAATAATATCGCCGCAAATATATCAGGCACGCGCCctgtcacaattttctttttgcgATGGCCTCCTTTAAACATTGGCTATTTGGTAATCGAACGTGTTTACCCGTAAGTGCGCTGACAAAGTCCCTCGCACTGCTTCTAGAATTTGGTTTGCAAAGTTAGACAAAGGTAATGAAGAATTGCGCTTGGAACGCGTCGTACAGTTATGACACCAAGAATGACAAAATATATA includes:
- the LOC140219203 gene encoding sodium-coupled monocarboxylate transporter 1-like, whose amino-acid sequence is MDTAWAEYVVFATLMVANFSLGLYFSFRRRSLKSTADEVFLGSRSLHSLPLAVSALASIMSSIGIIGISAHVYAYGTHMFWNQVLAPLNALIVAHVVVPVLYRLRVTSVFESTSVAL